The Syntrophobacterales bacterium region CACGACAACAGAGAAAAAAGAAGCCGTCGCCGCAAGGGGAAACGCCAGTTTCTCTTTTTTAAGCGCCAGCACCGGGATCGAGATTGCGGTTGCCAGAAGCGCCAGAGGAATGAGGGCGGGGGAATTCGGGATCATGGCTGCGCTTTCATCCGTTCGATCAGGAGCGGTTCGTCCAGGGTCTTATAGTGACGATAAATGACAATGGCCAATGCGAAGGCGACCCCGCTTGTAGCCACGCCGACGACGATGGCGGTAAGCATCAGGCAATGCTGCAGCGGACTGATATAGCGCGCTGCATCGGCAGCGCCGATCGCCGGATCGAGTACAGGCACTGTCGCTGCCCATTTGGCAGCGCTTGCCACATAGAACATGATGATCGAAACCTGGAAAATGGTCATCCCGATCAGCTTCTTGACGAGATTGTTCTTGAAAATCATCCCATACATGCCGATCAACATGAGAAGAATAACGCCCCAGTAGGTATAGTGCCCCCGGATAAAATCAATCATCGGGATATTCCTCCAGCAAATCATCGTATATGGCAACGAGAATCGCCATAACCGCAAGGCCTACGCCAATTTCCACCATCAGGATCCCAAGCGAACGAAGTTCCGGTGCGCTAAGACCGGGAAAGGGAAGAAAGGCGTAGTTGAGAAATTCCCCCCCGGACAGCATCGCCGTTAAACCTGTCCCGAAATAAATCAGCACCCCGATGGAACCAAGAGGCGTCCCCCAGATTCTCCGGAACTGAAGCTGGGCCAGATCATAACCAGCGGCGAGGCGGATGAGCAGGAGGGCGGCAGCCAACATTGTCCCACCCTGGAAACCCCCTCCGGGGCTGTAATGTCCATGAAATATGACATAAAGGCCGAATAACATAATAAACGGCGAAAC contains the following coding sequences:
- a CDS encoding cation:proton antiporter subunit C, encoding MIDFIRGHYTYWGVILLMLIGMYGMIFKNNLVKKLIGMTIFQVSIIMFYVASAAKWAATVPVLDPAIGAADAARYISPLQHCLMLTAIVVGVATSGVAFALAIVIYRHYKTLDEPLLIERMKAQP